A genome region from Myroides fluvii includes the following:
- the argH gene encoding argininosuccinate lyase, giving the protein MKLWQKNTAVNQAVDAFTVGQDRMMDMNLAPFDVLGSLAHTQMLQHIGLLTQEELTLIQKELKAIYDEIMQGDFHIEEEVEDIHSQIELLLTRRIGEAGKKIHAGRSRNDQVLVDLKLYFRYEIEEIVAQVKSVFETFQRLSNQHKDVLMPGYTHLQIAMPSSFGLWFGAYAESLVDDLEMMLAAWKVVNKNPLGSAAGYGSSFPLDRQMTTDLLGFESMNYNVVYAQMGRGKSERILAQGLSAIAATLAKWAMDCCLYMGQNYNFIGFPEHLTTGSSIMPHKKNPDVLELIRSRCNKIQALPNEIALMTTNLPAGYHRDLQLLKENLFPAFISLKECLDMTQLMLENIKVNTAILADPKYDYLFSVEVVNQLVLDGTPFREAYKEIGVAIEEGTYQPAKEVHHTHQGSIGNLMNEEIKEAFEVVYQTFGFDQVKNKLVRLVL; this is encoded by the coding sequence ATGAAGTTATGGCAGAAAAATACAGCAGTAAATCAGGCCGTTGATGCCTTTACTGTTGGACAAGATAGAATGATGGACATGAACTTAGCTCCTTTTGACGTGCTGGGATCTTTAGCGCATACTCAGATGTTACAGCATATTGGTTTGCTTACGCAAGAGGAGTTAACACTCATTCAAAAAGAATTAAAAGCAATTTATGATGAAATCATGCAAGGGGATTTTCATATTGAAGAGGAGGTAGAAGATATCCATTCACAGATTGAATTATTGCTGACGAGAAGAATTGGCGAAGCGGGAAAGAAAATCCACGCGGGTCGTTCGCGAAATGATCAAGTATTGGTGGATTTGAAATTGTATTTCCGTTACGAGATTGAAGAAATTGTAGCACAAGTGAAAAGCGTATTTGAGACGTTTCAACGTTTGAGTAATCAGCACAAAGACGTCCTAATGCCTGGGTATACCCATTTGCAAATCGCCATGCCTTCTTCATTTGGACTGTGGTTTGGCGCGTATGCGGAGAGTTTGGTGGACGATTTAGAAATGATGCTAGCGGCTTGGAAGGTCGTAAACAAAAATCCACTAGGTTCAGCAGCGGGTTATGGTTCCTCTTTTCCTTTAGATAGACAAATGACAACCGATTTGTTGGGATTTGAATCCATGAATTACAATGTGGTTTATGCTCAAATGGGTAGAGGAAAAAGCGAACGTATTTTAGCACAAGGGTTAAGTGCTATTGCGGCTACCTTAGCTAAATGGGCAATGGACTGCTGTTTGTATATGGGGCAGAATTACAATTTTATCGGATTCCCAGAGCATTTAACCACAGGGTCAAGTATTATGCCACACAAGAAAAATCCAGATGTCTTGGAGTTGATTCGTTCCAGATGTAATAAAATTCAAGCGTTACCCAATGAAATCGCTCTAATGACCACCAATTTACCTGCAGGGTATCACCGCGATTTGCAATTGCTAAAAGAAAATCTATTTCCCGCATTTATCTCCTTGAAAGAATGTTTGGACATGACGCAGTTGATGTTAGAAAACATAAAAGTGAATACAGCCATCTTAGCGGATCCTAAATATGATTATTTATTTAGTGTTGAGGTGGTTAATCAATTAGTCTTAGATGGTACACCCTTTAGAGAAGCTTACAAAGAAATTGGTGTAGCTATTGAAGAAGGAACTTATCAGCCAGCTAAAGAAGTTCATCATACCCACCAAGGGAGTATAGGTAATTTGATGAATGAGGAGATAAAAGAGGCCTTTGAGGTCGTATATCAAACCTTCGGGTTTGATCAAGTAAAGAATAAACTAGTACGTTTAGTGTTGTGA
- a CDS encoding ferredoxin--NADP reductase produces the protein MSRFNKLTVKEIRRETPNAVSIVFDIPAALQSAYEFVAGQYLNIRYEHNGKEIRRAYSICSTPQSGEIRIVVKKVEGGAFSTYANNVLKVGDQLEVDTPEGRFTFTPNAEASNNYAAFAAGSGITPVMSILQTVLNQEPNSKFVLVYGNKSAEETIFHTQLHQLQEQYPEQLYVHFVYSRMRENDSIFGRIDKAAINFVVNNKHQDKSFVNYFLCGPEAMIDVVSETLQAKGIAKDQILFEIFTPNTDGNNPVEAGGGSTKVTVIVDDEESTFEMPKSQALLSGVLEAGIDAPYSCQGGICSSCMCRVTKGSATMKRNSILSDDEVAEGLILSCQAIVTSDEIHINYDDI, from the coding sequence ATGTCAAGATTCAACAAATTAACGGTAAAAGAGATTCGAAGAGAAACTCCAAATGCGGTATCTATCGTATTTGATATTCCTGCAGCATTACAATCAGCGTATGAGTTTGTTGCTGGGCAATATCTCAACATTAGGTATGAACATAACGGCAAAGAAATAAGACGTGCTTATTCGATTTGTTCTACCCCACAAAGTGGAGAAATTCGCATTGTGGTTAAAAAAGTAGAAGGAGGAGCCTTCTCTACGTATGCCAATAATGTGTTGAAAGTAGGAGATCAATTAGAAGTAGATACACCAGAAGGTCGTTTTACTTTTACTCCAAATGCGGAAGCATCGAATAACTATGCTGCTTTTGCAGCTGGTAGTGGTATTACGCCGGTGATGTCTATCTTACAAACCGTATTAAACCAGGAGCCGAACAGCAAGTTTGTATTAGTTTACGGAAACAAATCAGCAGAAGAGACGATCTTCCACACGCAGTTACACCAATTACAAGAACAATATCCGGAACAGCTTTATGTACATTTTGTCTATTCAAGAATGAGAGAAAACGATTCGATTTTTGGACGAATTGACAAAGCTGCGATCAATTTTGTAGTGAATAATAAACATCAAGACAAGTCTTTTGTCAACTATTTCTTATGCGGCCCAGAAGCCATGATTGATGTGGTAAGCGAAACACTACAAGCGAAAGGCATAGCAAAAGACCAGATTCTATTTGAAATTTTCACACCGAATACAGATGGGAATAATCCCGTAGAAGCAGGTGGAGGAAGTACTAAAGTGACGGTCATTGTTGACGATGAGGAATCTACTTTTGAGATGCCCAAAAGTCAAGCATTACTAAGTGGTGTATTAGAGGCGGGAATCGATGCTCCTTATTCGTGTCAAGGTGGTATTTGTAGTTCTTGTATGTGTAGAGTGACCAAAGGTTCAGCTACAATGAAACGCAATAGTATCTTATCTGATGATGAAGTTGCAGAAGGGTTGATCTTATCGTGTCAAGCAATTGTCACCTCAGATGAAATTCACATCAACTACGATGATATATAA
- a CDS encoding PadR family transcriptional regulator encodes MAKQQQLYKGSLNTIIMKLLAENGRMYGYEITQKVKEITSGEMSLTEGALYPALHKLEADGFLDVDMERVDGRVRKYYKLTESGVKETVNKLEELENFIRNMQNIVNLKLT; translated from the coding sequence ATGGCAAAGCAACAACAATTATATAAAGGAAGTTTGAATACGATTATTATGAAGCTATTGGCAGAAAATGGTCGTATGTATGGCTATGAAATTACTCAAAAGGTAAAGGAAATCACTTCCGGAGAAATGAGCTTAACCGAAGGTGCTCTTTATCCAGCGCTACATAAATTAGAAGCTGATGGTTTCTTAGATGTGGATATGGAGCGTGTAGATGGTAGAGTACGTAAGTATTATAAACTAACAGAAAGTGGAGTGAAGGAAACGGTTAACAAACTAGAAGAATTAGAGAATTTTATCCGCAACATGCAAAACATCGTCAACCTAAAATTGACGTAA
- a CDS encoding DUF5686 and carboxypeptidase regulatory-like domain-containing protein — translation MKQLFTLFLCFLSLVSFAQVTGTIVDQEGKPISYATIILEQTQQGAISNDKGVYEIKPKTQGDFTLVFQFLGYKTERKKIQYQGKSITVDVVLQEEEFQLDDIVIKVGKNPADDIIRRAIANKEQNTKGTATFAADFYSKGMIKSLKIPKFAKDKVYVGGDKASGLDSLGQGILYLSETVSELKYQKPNQLKEHIIASKISGNNNGYSFNTADESFYDFYENQLKVSDFDAQLVSPLANQAFSFYKYTLEATFKDNGVLINKIKVTPKVKNQPVFYGDIYIVDSSAALYGVDVTVTGVSLQQPFIESISISQNFFYNEGNQTWVKRSQTLDMLISLLGFKGQGTFLSVFNNYNFAPHFTRSDFGKEVLSFAKDANKKEEDFWVNHRLYPLTTEEVKDYHVKDSIREMKDSPQYRDSLRMVYNRFDVLSPITGYNYRSKSERFKFNYNGLIELDKIGFNTVQGFFMGTNLGATFYGADKKSYTRASLDVNYGFASERFRAYGSLSHRFNDANKSSLYVKGGTTIEQFHKENISEQFNSLFSLLFRKNFAKYYNSERAYVGYQGKFIEEMLSLTTEVGYEQRKPLFNNANGSFYTGSRAYTSNDPTAPLNDLSAPIALHHLYKFRMGATINLGMKYVSYPEERWYIRNNKYPKINVGYEKAFAGNLSQYNYDLVTAGIAQEITLSNKGAFSYNVKGGHFFNADGISYVDRKHFTGNQTHLNIENDRMSAFSLLPYYSLSTNKSYAEMHMEYNFKGFIMNRLPLLKWTGWNVVTGYHNAMMSDTKAYQEFTVGLSNVGFGSMKGFRVDYVRAYQGSHFFKDGFMVGFKKDF, via the coding sequence ATGAAACAACTATTCACCTTGTTTTTGTGCTTTTTATCGCTCGTTTCTTTTGCTCAGGTAACAGGAACAATAGTCGATCAAGAAGGAAAACCAATTAGTTACGCCACAATTATTCTGGAACAAACCCAGCAGGGCGCTATCAGTAATGACAAAGGAGTATATGAAATAAAACCCAAAACACAGGGGGATTTTACACTCGTTTTTCAGTTTTTAGGCTATAAAACAGAGCGAAAAAAAATACAATATCAAGGAAAATCCATAACAGTGGATGTTGTTTTACAAGAAGAAGAATTTCAACTGGATGATATTGTAATCAAGGTAGGTAAAAATCCTGCGGATGACATCATCCGAAGAGCTATTGCAAATAAAGAACAAAATACAAAGGGAACGGCCACTTTTGCTGCCGACTTTTATTCGAAAGGAATGATTAAAAGTTTGAAAATTCCCAAATTTGCAAAAGATAAAGTATATGTTGGGGGAGATAAAGCTTCGGGTTTAGATTCTTTAGGACAAGGTATTCTCTATTTGTCTGAAACCGTTTCTGAATTGAAATACCAAAAACCCAATCAGTTAAAAGAACATATTATCGCCTCTAAAATTAGCGGAAACAACAATGGCTATAGTTTTAATACCGCTGATGAATCTTTTTATGATTTCTATGAAAATCAATTGAAAGTTTCGGATTTTGATGCACAATTGGTTTCTCCTTTAGCGAATCAGGCATTTTCCTTTTATAAATATACTTTAGAGGCAACATTTAAAGATAACGGGGTGTTGATAAACAAGATTAAAGTAACGCCTAAAGTTAAAAATCAGCCTGTTTTTTACGGAGATATTTACATTGTAGATTCATCTGCAGCTTTATATGGAGTGGATGTAACGGTAACAGGCGTGAGCCTCCAACAACCCTTCATTGAATCGATCTCCATTAGTCAGAATTTCTTTTACAACGAAGGGAATCAAACTTGGGTGAAGCGTTCTCAAACGTTAGATATGCTGATAAGCTTGCTTGGTTTTAAGGGACAAGGTACTTTTTTGAGTGTGTTTAATAATTACAATTTTGCCCCTCATTTCACCCGATCAGACTTTGGAAAAGAAGTGCTGTCTTTTGCTAAAGATGCCAATAAAAAAGAAGAGGACTTTTGGGTGAACCACCGCTTGTATCCTTTAACAACAGAAGAGGTGAAAGACTACCACGTCAAAGACAGTATCCGAGAGATGAAAGACTCACCTCAATATCGAGATAGTCTTCGCATGGTCTATAATCGCTTTGATGTATTATCACCTATTACTGGGTATAATTACAGAAGTAAAAGTGAGCGTTTTAAATTTAATTACAACGGTCTAATAGAATTAGATAAAATTGGGTTTAATACCGTTCAAGGTTTTTTTATGGGAACAAATCTTGGGGCGACGTTTTATGGAGCGGACAAAAAATCGTACACACGTGCAAGTCTTGATGTCAATTATGGATTTGCTTCAGAGCGTTTCAGAGCGTACGGAAGCTTAAGTCATCGCTTTAATGACGCGAATAAGTCATCGCTCTATGTAAAAGGAGGAACAACGATAGAACAATTTCACAAGGAGAATATCAGCGAGCAATTCAACAGTTTGTTCTCGCTCTTGTTTAGAAAAAACTTTGCTAAGTATTACAACAGTGAGCGAGCTTATGTTGGATATCAAGGCAAATTCATTGAAGAGATGCTATCATTAACGACAGAAGTAGGCTATGAGCAACGAAAACCATTGTTTAACAATGCCAATGGATCTTTTTATACGGGAAGTAGAGCTTATACCTCAAATGACCCTACAGCGCCTTTAAATGATTTAAGCGCACCTATTGCTTTACATCACTTATATAAGTTTAGAATGGGAGCAACGATCAATTTGGGCATGAAGTATGTTTCTTACCCTGAAGAACGTTGGTACATCCGAAACAATAAGTATCCCAAGATTAACGTAGGCTATGAAAAAGCATTCGCAGGAAATCTCAGTCAATATAATTACGATTTAGTGACGGCTGGTATTGCGCAAGAGATCACGTTGAGTAATAAAGGAGCGTTTTCGTATAACGTCAAAGGGGGACACTTCTTCAATGCAGACGGAATTTCTTATGTTGATCGAAAGCACTTTACGGGTAATCAAACGCATCTAAATATTGAAAATGACCGGATGAGTGCGTTTAGTTTATTGCCTTACTATAGCTTAAGTACAAATAAGTCCTATGCCGAGATGCATATGGAGTACAATTTTAAAGGGTTTATTATGAATCGTCTGCCCTTGTTGAAATGGACGGGGTGGAATGTAGTAACAGGGTATCACAATGCGATGATGTCAGATACCAAAGCGTACCAAGAGTTTACGGTCGGACTATCTAATGTTGGTTTTGGAAGCATGAAAGGGTTTCGCGTGGATTATGTACGTGCATACCAAGGAAGCCACTTCTTCAAGGATGGTTTTATGGTTGGATTTAAGAAAGACTTTTAA
- the pheS gene encoding phenylalanine--tRNA ligase subunit alpha, protein MIDKIKEYIGEAEHFQTDNKEQLEAFRIKFLSKKGILNELFAHFKTVPNDQKKEFGQAINTLKSSIETKVKTIQEEIESKNVQGLYGDLTRPGYPMSIGSRHPISLVKNQIVDIFNSIGFTISEGPEIEDDWHNFSALNFPDYHPARDMQDSFFVQSNPQHLLRTHTSSVQARYMEDHKPPLRTISPGRVFRNEDISSRSHCIFHQVEGLYIDKDVSFADLKQTLLYFTKEMFGKSKIRLRPSYFPFTEPSAEVDIYWGLKTEVDYRITKGTGWLEIMGCGMVDPNVLTNCNIDANEYSGFAFGMGIERIAMLLYQISDIRMFYENDVRFLEQFKSNF, encoded by the coding sequence ATGATAGATAAAATAAAAGAATACATCGGTGAGGCAGAACACTTCCAAACTGATAACAAAGAACAACTAGAAGCTTTTAGAATTAAATTCCTTTCCAAAAAGGGAATTTTAAATGAGTTATTCGCTCACTTTAAAACCGTTCCTAACGATCAGAAGAAGGAATTTGGTCAGGCGATTAATACGCTAAAAAGCAGCATTGAAACTAAAGTAAAAACAATCCAAGAAGAAATAGAGTCTAAGAACGTACAAGGATTATATGGCGATTTAACGCGTCCAGGATATCCGATGTCTATCGGATCAAGACACCCTATTTCACTTGTAAAAAATCAGATTGTTGATATTTTTAACAGCATTGGTTTTACTATTTCTGAAGGTCCAGAAATTGAAGACGATTGGCATAACTTCTCTGCCTTGAACTTTCCTGATTATCACCCAGCACGTGATATGCAAGATTCGTTCTTTGTGCAGTCAAATCCTCAACATTTGTTGCGTACTCATACTTCATCGGTACAAGCGCGCTATATGGAGGATCACAAACCGCCGTTGCGTACAATTTCTCCAGGACGTGTATTCAGAAATGAAGATATTTCATCTCGTTCTCACTGTATATTCCACCAAGTAGAAGGATTATACATTGACAAAGACGTGTCTTTTGCTGACCTAAAACAAACGCTTTTATATTTTACCAAAGAGATGTTTGGCAAATCTAAAATTCGCTTACGTCCATCGTATTTCCCATTTACTGAGCCTAGTGCTGAAGTAGATATCTATTGGGGATTAAAAACGGAAGTGGATTATAGAATCACCAAAGGAACAGGTTGGTTAGAGATTATGGGATGTGGTATGGTTGATCCAAACGTATTAACCAATTGTAACATTGACGCAAACGAATATAGCGGGTTTGCCTTTGGTATGGGAATTGAGCGTATTGCCATGTTATTATACCAAATCAGCGATATTCGCATGTTCTATGAGAACGATGTTCGCTTCTTAGAGCAATTCAAATCAAACTTCTAA
- a CDS encoding CvpA family protein: protein MILDILAILALAFGVFKGVKNGFFVSVVAFLSLLIGTMGALKFSNVVKDFLQQKWGWESSFLPVLSFVIAFVLAILAVRLAAQITTKIFEAAFLGFFNRLLGALFQILVVLLMMSLVYSVMDQINSRITMISPETLASSKSYSVYLFVSEHIFPSLFEMVKHLFEKSVDVLQTPTPESI from the coding sequence ATGATACTAGATATTTTGGCCATATTGGCATTAGCTTTTGGTGTATTTAAAGGGGTTAAAAATGGTTTTTTTGTTTCCGTTGTCGCCTTTTTGTCTCTTTTGATCGGCACGATGGGGGCCTTAAAATTTTCTAATGTAGTCAAGGATTTTCTTCAACAGAAATGGGGATGGGAATCTAGTTTTTTACCAGTGCTATCTTTTGTTATAGCCTTTGTCTTGGCAATCTTAGCAGTTCGATTAGCGGCGCAAATCACGACTAAAATATTTGAAGCTGCTTTTTTAGGCTTCTTTAATCGCTTGTTAGGAGCCCTGTTTCAAATTTTAGTTGTCCTTTTGATGATGAGTCTAGTATATTCCGTTATGGATCAGATAAATAGCCGTATCACAATGATTAGCCCCGAAACCTTAGCCTCTTCCAAAAGTTACAGCGTTTACCTCTTCGTTTCAGAACACATCTTTCCAAGTTTGTTCGAAATGGTAAAGCATCTATTTGAAAAAAGCGTAGATGTTTTGCAAACACCTACGCCTGAATCTATTTAA
- a CDS encoding tetratricopeptide repeat protein, with the protein MKKLTFYLVFALLSICSYAQPTDWQKSFDKVNEAFQKEHFKEAIDGYLALVNEYDNSPELYFNLANAYFKIGDYVHAAYYYEKTLKLNPSMQEAKTNLNFTKEHLEDDITIIQEYDKADIAHQSLGKLSVDSWAVVATLSSVALLICFIVYFINHNSTLKRLLFVGMALSVVVGLGSLYAASFESNYTKNSTTALIFKAKTDFKEEAKTTSATLKELHQGTKVYLLEEKGLWLKVRLENQEIGWINKDVIREI; encoded by the coding sequence ATGAAAAAACTAACTTTTTATCTTGTTTTTGCCCTGTTGAGTATATGTAGTTATGCTCAACCTACGGATTGGCAAAAGTCTTTTGACAAAGTGAATGAAGCTTTTCAAAAGGAACATTTCAAAGAGGCTATTGACGGCTATTTAGCTTTGGTAAACGAATATGATAATTCACCTGAATTGTATTTCAATTTAGCCAATGCCTATTTTAAAATCGGGGATTATGTTCATGCGGCCTACTACTATGAAAAGACCTTGAAGTTAAATCCTTCCATGCAGGAGGCTAAAACGAATCTAAACTTTACCAAAGAGCACTTGGAAGATGATATTACCATCATCCAAGAATATGACAAAGCCGATATTGCACATCAATCCCTCGGCAAATTATCTGTTGATAGCTGGGCTGTCGTTGCTACACTTTCTAGTGTGGCACTGCTTATATGCTTTATCGTATATTTTATCAATCACAACAGCACCCTCAAGCGCCTTTTATTTGTTGGTATGGCACTGAGTGTAGTCGTTGGTCTTGGAAGTCTTTATGCGGCTTCTTTTGAAAGCAACTACACTAAAAATAGCACAACAGCACTTATTTTCAAGGCTAAAACAGATTTTAAAGAAGAGGCTAAAACCACCTCTGCTACGCTCAAAGAATTACACCAAGGAACGAAGGTTTATCTCTTGGAAGAAAAGGGACTCTGGTTAAAAGTCCGTCTGGAAAACCAAGAGATTGGTTGGATTAACAAAGATGTGATACGCGAAATTTAA